The genomic segment GCACGACCTTCGATTCCGCCAATTCCGCCGCCTGGAGGGAATGGTCGATCTGCCTGAACAGGCCGTGGTACAAAACGTGTCGGCGAAGGTGGTGGAAGGGTCCGCCACCCGAGCAGTGCAGAGCATCAAGCTCGGCGCTTGAGACAAGACACCACGGAGGAGTTCACGCAATGTTCGGCAAGAAGGCCCAGCCGCCCATCAAGAGCCTCATCGCCCACGGCACCCGGGTCGAAGGCAACCTGAAGTTCACCGAAGGCCTGCGGGTCGACGGCGAGGTGGTGGGCGACGTCCGCGCGTTGACGGAAGAGCCGAGCATGCTCGTGATCTCCGAAGCTGCCGTGGTGCAGGGCGAGATCCACGCCGACCACGTCATCGTCAACGGCACCGTACGCGGCCCGATCTTCGCCACCGAGCTGCTCGAGCTGCAGCCGAAGGCCTGCATCGAAGGCGACGTGTCCTACCGGTCCCTTGAGATGCACCAGGGCGCCGTCATCTCCGGAC from the Ramlibacter henchirensis genome contains:
- a CDS encoding bactofilin family protein, with amino-acid sequence MFGKKAQPPIKSLIAHGTRVEGNLKFTEGLRVDGEVVGDVRALTEEPSMLVISEAAVVQGEIHADHVIVNGTVRGPIFATELLELQPKACIEGDVSYRSLEMHQGAVISGQLKPLPVSEEKPLLKLAANN